A single region of the Oryzias melastigma strain HK-1 linkage group LG23, ASM292280v2, whole genome shotgun sequence genome encodes:
- the LOC112155028 gene encoding methionine aminopeptidase 2, whose product MFYAMVRSITRIQQTFLEKHPNNQAAPAIMADVVAEQILEPKPLKDRELNGEAGDKDEADPVDETAKKKKKKKKKNKTANTAVENDADEVAEVTKQLENQAIEEKDKEEEDGDDGENSAGKKKKKKKKKKGSKTQTDPPSVPICELYPSGSFPIGQECEYPPSQDGRSAAWRMTSDEKRVMDKANEEMWNDFRQAAEAHRQVRKHVRSFLKPGMTMIEICERLEDCSRKLIKENGLNAGLAFPTGCSLNHCAAHYTPNAGDTTVLQYDDVCKIDFGTHINGRIIDCAFTVTFNPKYDKLLEAVRDATNTGIKNAGIDVRLCDVGEAIQEVMESYEVELDGKTYQVKPIRNLNGHSIGQYRIHAGKTVPIVKGGEATRMEEGEVYAIETFGSTGKGVVHDDMECSHYMKNFDVGHVPIRLPRAKHLLNVVNENFGTLAFCRRWLDRLGESKYLMALKNLCDLGIVDPYPPLCDTKGCYTAQFEHTILLRPTCKEVVSRGDDY is encoded by the exons ATGTTTTACGCTATGGTGCGTTCAATTACCCGAATTCAGCAAACTTTTCTGGAAAAGCACCCTAACAACCAAG CAGCGCCTGCGATCATGGCGGACGTTGTGGCGGAGCAGATACTGGAGCCGAAACCGCTGAAAGACCGGGAGTTAAACGGGGAGGCGGGGGACAAGGATGAAGCCGACCCGGTAGACGAGAcggcaaagaagaagaaaaagaagaagaagaagaacaagacCGCCAACACAG ctgtaGAAAACGATGCGGATGAAGTGGCCGAAGTGACCAAGCAGCTGGAAAACCAGGCGATAGAGGAGAAAGATAAAGAAGAGGAAG ATGGAGATGATGGAGAAAACTCAGcagggaagaagaagaagaagaaaaagaagaagaaaggat cCAAAACTCAAACCGATCCCCCGTCTGTTCCCATCTGTGAGTTGTACCCCAGCGGATCGTTTCCCATCGGACAGGAGTGTGAATATCCTCCTTCTCAGGACGG TCGCAGCGCGGCGTGGCGGATGACCAGCGACGAGAAGCGGGTGATGGACAAAGCCAACGAGGAGATGTGGAACGACTTCAGACAGGCGGCGGAAGCGCACAGACAAGTCCGCAAGCACGTCCGCAGCTTCCTGAAACCCGGCATGACCATGATCGAGATCTG CGAGCGTCTGGAGGATTGCTCCCGGAAGTTGATAAAGGAGAACGGGCTGAACGCCGGCCTGGCCTTCCCCACCGGCTGCTCCCTCAACCATTGTGCTGCCCACTACACTCCCAACGCCGGGGACACCACCGTCCTGCAGTACGACGACGTCTGCAAGATCGACTTCGGCACACACATCAACG GACGCATCATCGACTGTGCCTTCACTGTCACTTTTAACCCCAAATACGACAAGCTGCTGGAGGCTGTGAGGGACGCCACAAATACTGGAATCAAG AACGCCGGCATCGACGTGCGTCTCTGTGACGTGGGCGAGGCCATCCAGGAGGTGATGGAGTCGTACGAGGTGGAGCTGGACGGGAAAACCTACCAAG TGAAACCCATTCGGAACCTGAACGGTCACTCCATCGGTCAGTACCGAATACACGCGGGAAAGACGGTGCCTATTGTCAAAGGAGGAGAAGCAACGAGGATGGAG GAGGGAGAGGTGTACGCCATCGAGACGTTTGGCAGCACCGGTAAAGGCGTGGTCCACGATGACATGGAGTGCTCTCACTACATGAAAAACTTTGATGTCGGCCACGTTCCGATCAG GCTGCCCCGGGCGAAGCACCTCCTGAATGTCGTCAATGAGAACTTCGGCACGCTGGCGTTTTGCCGGCGCTGGCTGGACCGCCTCGGTGAGAGCAAGTACCTGATGGCCCTCAAGAACCTGTGTGACCTGGGCATCGTGGACCCTTACCCCCCACTCTGTGACACCAAGGGCTGCTACACCGCTCAGTTCGAGCACACCATCCTGCTCAGGCCCACATGCAAGGAGGTGGTTAGCCGTGGAGACGACTACTGA